GCCAATGAAAGTGATGAGCATGCAGAGAAGAGAAAGGCTTACTGGTCTACAGTGAAGCCTGCTCATTTTGGTGTAAAGATTGGCACAAAATCTATACTAGGAATTTTCCGGTTCATGGTAACTGGATTATTCATCGGACTCTTTGGAGCATTTGCAGTTGGGAGGTCACTTCTTTTAAAATTTCCAGAAATATTTTCTCTTGGCTGGTTTAGAAAGACTGGACCAACAGAAGAAGAGGTCAGAAGTGCTTTGTTCAACATGTGGTTTGTCGGGCATGGCTATAATGACATTAGCCTGGCTTCACAGAGTGGTCAGAAACCCGACACTGAGGTAATCACCAGAGTGTCTGGCCCTGAGATTGGATACCTGACCACTCCAATTACCCTCCTCCAGTGCGCTCTTATTGTATTGAGCGAACATGAGAACTTACCGAAGGGTGGTGTTCTTACTCCAGGAATTGTCTTTGGTCCCACTGATCTGCAGAAACGCCTCCAAGACAATGGGATATCTTTTGTTGTCATCTCGACGAGAGCTTCTCTGCATTAGTTTCTTGCTCTTGTTTCGCTCTTATGCAAAGATAAGGCTATGTCTGAATAGTGATCTCTTATGAGCCTGAGAGCTATAGTTGGTCATATGAATGTAATAAAGTCCTTGTTCATTTTGTGCTTTCTAGGTCTGTAATGTGCATCTATGTTGTTCTGTGAACTTGTAGTATTCTAGTAGAAATAACAGACGAGACTATATTATTTTGGACTCGTAATTTGATATTCCCATCTTATTCCACAGTTTGCGAAACTGCTACAGGATTAGTGTGATCTTTAGAAAATTTTCTGGCTAGGTTATCAAGTATACCAATAGAGGATAAGTGGGCTAGCTGTTCATAGCTTTCTGCAAACTACTTGTTAAAATCATTCCTTCAGTTCCATGAGGTATTTCCAAATGGAAGCAACAGGATATGGTGGGTGAATTAGATGAAATtttgtttgtgtgtgtatatttatatatatatatatatatatatatatatatatatatatatatatatatatatatatatatatatatatatatatatagggagacACATAGAGCATGTAAGTCCACGATGGGCGCATATATTCGGCACGTTGATTTTGCAGACTACGCCGCATTCTTCGCACGCGACGAGATGTCACGTCTCCATCCGGCCGCCCAATCTCTCCCTCCATCCGAATCGGACGGTTTGAATAGTCCCGGACCCGGCGCGGGTATTATGGGGCGTTTAATCGAAACTCTAGTCCTCGTCTTGAGCCCGAGACTCTTTAATGGTCTTCCCGCTTTGCCCTCCCCGTCTCCTTCGCCACCGCTTCCTTCCCCATTTCCCTCCCCTCTTTGCCTCCCACGGTCTTGTCAGGTAATTGAATTTAATTCCCCCATTGGTCTCTTTGTTATCTGAGTTGTTTTGTTACGATTGATCGATCAATGGAGCTTAATTTTACGTTCGATTCGGATGTTTGATCTTGTGGCGGCCAACTCCAGACACCGCAATCAGGAAGCATGTCGGATGAGGATTGAGGAACACCATTTTGGGTCGAAGGCCGACGCGGGGGCTTCCAAGACGTATCGACAGCAGGCCGGAACCATCCGCAAGAACGGTTACATTGTCATTAAAGGGCGGCTGTGCAAGGTTGGATTCGACTTGATCTGATCTAGCTTTTTAGTTTGTCTTAGTTTGGTGAAAACGGTGATGGTCTTGACGGGTTTCATTCTGCGTTAATTGGCCGTAAATGAGTTTCTTTTGGATCTCTTGTGATGTTCGATCactttttagaattttttttggattaaattaaTTTATGTTTCTTAGTTGGAATTAGTCCGATTGCTTCAATTcctgattttttttcttgtttttctatTCTTCACCCTGTTCTTCTTTTAATAGATAGATGATTTGTAGGTTCCATTTCTTTTGGGAGATGttaataagaaaatattatatcttTCTATTTGATCACGAAAAGACTTTTCAGGAGTGTGTTTGCTTTCTAAGTGGGATTAGATCGTTTACTTGGTCTAATGATGATGCATTATGTACGCGATAGATCTGGTTGTTTAATGCAAATTCGATACGAGGGACTTGCAAGTTTTCACACTTACTTAAATTTGGTCTTGTGTGGTGGTCACTGAGTTAGTTATAGACTCTAATATTTTCAACTACGTTGATGTCAGCAATAGAATGCTACATTCTTCCGTATCCTTTCTTATGAATGTTTCTTCAGCACATATAGATATAGtcaattttctttcttttaattatAAATGGTTAAATATATCTGTACTGGATTCTAGAATAAGTAGGAAAAAATAAGTTACGATCCTTGTCTTTAGACAGGGATATAGTTTGAGTagatatgaaataattaaaaaatcaatGTCTTGGATATGTTGTTTGGGGAGAGAGTGGAATAAGTTGCTCATAGAATCAGATCTGGTTGGTTAGGACAGTTGTTGGCCCCTTTGACATAAGCCATGCAAAAGTTATACTCCTACACTAATTAGCTGAATCAAGGTGTGGCCAGCCGGTTCACCAGTATGTTCATTTATCTGGAAACTCTTAGGTAGGAACATtctgttattgaattgctttCAATATAAGATAAATATAAGTTGCTGAGCTTCATCGATTAGAAAGAGCTTAATGTTGGAAAAGGTTCATGCACACTGACCCAAATAATTGGTACATTATAGTTTGTAGCTGTTGCAGGGGCGAATGAGTTGAGAGATATGGTGACACTTGTGTCATCCAAGAGCATTGCCCTGTGAGCATTGTTCTGAAAACCAGCTGTGCAAAAGCAGTAAATTACAGAAAAaattattcataaaataaatagataaacatatGCTAGGTCATACTAAGAACTTAAGCAATGGTGGTTTTACTCTGGAAGAAGTTATTTATGTGATATGCTACAAAAAACACATAAAATGGATTTGAATAAAATAAATTGTCATCAATCATGTTTTATAGCTTTAGGGGGGATATATAAACTACCTGTGCAATCACATTTTTATGCTTGTGTCTCCATATAGGTGTGTATATGCAGGCAGAGGAAAGGGTGGAATTGGGGGCTGAGACAGGATTGTGCTTCAGTGTTGAAAATATGTTCATCTCTCCTTTATTTTGTTCAAAAGAACATAAACAAAGCCCTACCTTTTGTTCATGTCCTCCTTTCTTTTGTCTTTGAATTAAGAGCCTCTCAAGACCTCATCGTAATAGGTCCTACTTAAGaaccaaattttatagtgcagtcaTTTCTGGGTAGAatgaagattttccaacagtattATTCTTGCTAGCACAATTTTGCAAATGAGCTCTATAAGAATGATATCTTTGATTAAAAGGATAGGGTGCCATGGGAGGGTTTAATGCGgcacatacttttttttttattaaaaaatgttGATTGTATTATTTGAAATATTGTTGTTAGGTTAAGTTCTATAATTTTATCTTGACTTGAATCTACTAAGAGTGTTTTTTATCTTGACTTGAATCTCTAATTTATGTTTATATGGTCCTTGTAAGCAACCACATATAAGAATATACTTACATAGGTGGTTACACCAGATATTTAGCCATGTAACCCTCATGTAATGGTATTAGTTTGTATGCGTATGTGACTGCATATGCCACACTTCTAAAAAATTGCCTACAAGAGTTAAATTGATAGGAAAAGATCTGTTTAGCAAAGCAAAAGTTATTGTTGGTGTTGTTCTTGATTGAAGGTTATGTTGGATTAAGTGATTGTGAGATGTGAAACTCTCGCATTCATCTATTTTTAGTCATGCTCATGACTCGTGTCCTCTTGTTGTGCTATGGTTTAATATTGTAAGCTCAGATGGCTTGTAATTGCTGCACTAGGTTGTAGAGGTTTCCACCTCCAAGACTGGAAAACATGGGCATGATAAATGTCAGTTTGTTGCCATTGATATTTTCAATGCTGAGTAACTTGAAGATATTGTCCCGTCATCTCATAACTGTGATGTAAGTGAATTTTCAGTTTTTGTGACTGGACAATAATTTTCTTAGACTGTCAGGTTGCTTTCTCATGTAATTAATTGCAGGTTCCCCATGTCACTCGTACTGACTGTCAACTTATTGATATATCCGAAGATGGATTTGTATGACCTGTTAATATTATTTCTTTGTCATTTTTAATTGGTTTATTAATCTTATATATTTGACTGTGTTAGGTAAATCTGTTGACTGAGAATGGTAACACTAAGGATGACTTAAGACTCCCAACTGATGAAACTCTGCTTGCTCAGGTTGGTACACCAGATACATTTTCATCTGTCAGCCTGGAATTATGATGGACCAATCCATTGGCATCTCAAGTTACTTTAGTTTTAATGTTATTTATGTTTATCCTAACTTATTTTCATGTTTATAGCTGTACCATATATATTCTTCAAGTTTACAATTGTGTTCTAAGTTATAATTGTGCCTTGGGAGCTATTAACTTTGATTGGACCAAATCCTCCGATTCTATAAACATTTCAGAGTGCAGTTTTTCTATGTTGATTTTGTATTTTGGATCAATTTCTTTGCCAATCCTGTTGCTAGCTAAAATTGGTTGACCCTTAATACCACCTTGATTGGAAACAGTGGacttataatttatttaaagaaAAGATACTAGCAGGTGCAGATTGAGTTTGAGAACTACTGGGAAATTTTGGTTTACATGAACTCGCTCAATGATATTTGAATTGCTTAATCCAAGTTGTGTTACATTTTTTCACAAGTCAAACGAAAAGGTTAAGATCGTTCTTGGCATATTGGATCTATCTATATGGTATGAATGCTATTTGTGTGCAAATGTAGGACAGTCCTTTTGTCTGCTTTTAGAATGTTTGGGTCCTTTTTAACATTTGTCCAAGTGCTTCATCTATTTAAATTGGTATCATCACAATATAAATAGATGCATAGTGTAATGTAAAATAAAGAATGAGGATCTGTTGAGGACATCGTTATCCTTATAATTGGCTTAGGATACGGTTCAATGCAGAAACACGTGAAAGGAACACAACTGTTACTTGTGCATGTTTATGAagatagttctttttttttttttttatctttgtggATATTAAAGTTAGGACTATTCTACTATAGTCTAAAGTTTTGGACATGTGCCAAAAATCTCCGCCTCAGGAGCACAACAGTAGGAATATTACTCTCCTTTTGTAATCTGGATTGATAATGTGCCAAACATTTGTTGATGCTCATATCCTATTTACTTGTTTTTATAACTAATATATTTCCATAATATCGCTCGTGTAGTTTATATGTTTGTGCACCCATCTTTCTCCATTGTTTGCTCATGCTTGTAATCTATATCTTCTAAATCATTCCTTTTAATAATTCAGATTAAAGATGGTTTGCAGAAGGGAAGGATCTGGTGGTGACTGTCGTGTCATCAATGGGTGCAGAGCAGAAATGTGCCCTGAAGGACATTGGCCCCAAGTAGCTTAGTCTGCTTCCACTTGCCACTTGGTTTAGTTAGCAGTGGATTCTGTAAGCATAAGAAAGCCAGACTTGAAGAAGAAATATGTCATGCCTTGCTATTAAAGGACTTCAGTTTGGTTTCCACCCCTATAAACGAGCACGAAGTTGTTGGTGAAGAATTGAGAGAATAAAGAAAACATATTTCAATTAGTATTAGtatcatatgaagtctatttatacatgatgaaagataagatttttttaactGAGCAGCTCATCTACTTTGTAGtcgaggaaatctcatctactatatagttgagaaaatctctctgttatcatgcccccgcaagatcgagctcTTGTCAAGAataccgatcttggaccgatgtaacaaaaatagtttgcgggctagagacttcgtgagtgagtctgctagttgatcagttgtATGGATATGAGAGACACgaaagttgatgtctgacaacttgatctcgcacgaagtgaaagtcaatggcaatgtgtttcatgcgtgagtggaacactggattgacacataagtaggtagctccaacattgtcacaatatattgtaggagtatgggta
The window above is part of the Musa acuminata AAA Group cultivar baxijiao chromosome BXJ2-6, Cavendish_Baxijiao_AAA, whole genome shotgun sequence genome. Proteins encoded here:
- the LOC103988980 gene encoding eukaryotic translation initiation factor 5A-3-like, whose amino-acid sequence is MVFPLCPPRLLRHRFLPHFPPLFASHGLVRHRNQEACRMRIEEHHFGSKADAGASKTYRQQAGTIRKNGYIVIKGRLCKVNLLTENGNTKDDLRLPTDETLLAQIKDGLQKGRIWW